The proteins below come from a single Cupriavidus sp. WKF15 genomic window:
- a CDS encoding SulP family inorganic anion transporter — MRDVIAGCSIAGLLLPEAVAYAGIANLPPQAGLIGLLIGLVVYGLLGTSRFAVVSATSSSAAVLAAITVSMAGGDLAQRLLLAAGLVILSGFFLVLAGLARLGGITEFIAKPVLRGFTFGLAITIILKQVASVAGVHPTHGDLPRFTYELIQEVSVWNVNGLIAALVVLLLLFAMSPWKSVPGPLVVIVLGIVLAHGVDLHHYSIGQVGTIDLADVSFELPDLPRTEWLRLGELAFALVLILYAESYGSIRSFALKHGDKTSADRDLVALGLANLGSGLLHGMPVGAGYSATSANEAAGARSRLAGWCAAVVVAVIVALLLPQLALTPEPVLAAIVVYAVSHTLRLSVFRPYWAWRRDRLLVVAACIAVLLLGVLDGLLAGIGVSLLITLRNFSEPNVSQLGRLGSSHDYVDVTAHPEAKTLPGVLIVRPEAPIFFANVERILAQVRHLADAGQGAVHTLIFSLEESPDLDGSTIEALHTFAASAAARGRRLLLVRLKPPALEVLSRSADEALPREALHELSVDECVQSLGQGGVAAATTAAGPARS, encoded by the coding sequence ATGCGCGACGTGATCGCCGGCTGTTCGATTGCCGGCCTTTTACTGCCTGAGGCCGTGGCATACGCCGGCATCGCCAATCTTCCGCCACAGGCGGGTCTGATCGGCTTGCTGATCGGTCTGGTGGTCTACGGCCTGCTGGGGACCAGCCGCTTCGCCGTGGTGTCGGCAACATCGTCTTCGGCCGCCGTGCTGGCCGCCATCACGGTGTCGATGGCCGGTGGCGATCTGGCACAACGGCTGCTGCTGGCCGCCGGACTGGTGATCCTGAGCGGCTTTTTTCTTGTATTGGCTGGCCTCGCCCGGCTCGGTGGCATTACCGAATTCATTGCCAAGCCGGTGCTGCGAGGTTTCACGTTTGGGCTGGCCATCACCATCATCCTGAAGCAGGTGGCGAGCGTGGCGGGCGTGCATCCGACCCATGGCGACCTGCCGCGATTCACGTACGAGTTGATCCAGGAGGTATCGGTCTGGAACGTGAACGGGCTGATCGCTGCGCTGGTCGTACTGCTGTTGCTGTTCGCGATGTCGCCCTGGAAGAGCGTGCCCGGCCCGCTGGTCGTTATCGTGCTCGGCATTGTGCTCGCCCACGGGGTGGATCTGCATCACTACAGCATCGGGCAGGTCGGCACGATCGATCTGGCCGACGTCTCGTTCGAACTCCCTGACCTGCCTCGCACGGAGTGGCTGCGGCTTGGCGAGCTGGCGTTTGCGCTGGTCCTGATTTTGTATGCGGAGTCGTATGGTTCGATCCGCAGTTTCGCGCTCAAGCATGGTGACAAGACCTCGGCGGATCGGGATCTCGTTGCGCTGGGCCTGGCCAATCTGGGTTCGGGTTTGCTGCACGGCATGCCCGTGGGCGCGGGCTACTCGGCGACTTCCGCCAATGAAGCGGCCGGCGCACGGTCGCGCCTGGCTGGCTGGTGCGCGGCGGTAGTCGTCGCCGTGATCGTCGCGCTGTTGTTGCCGCAACTAGCCTTGACGCCCGAGCCGGTGCTGGCCGCGATTGTGGTCTACGCGGTCAGCCATACACTGCGCCTGAGCGTGTTCCGCCCCTATTGGGCGTGGCGGCGGGACCGGCTACTGGTTGTGGCGGCGTGCATAGCCGTGCTGCTGCTCGGCGTCCTGGACGGTCTGCTGGCGGGAATCGGGGTGAGTCTGCTGATCACGCTGCGCAATTTCTCTGAGCCGAACGTCAGCCAGTTGGGACGCCTTGGCAGCAGCCACGACTACGTGGACGTCACCGCGCACCCCGAAGCCAAGACGCTTCCGGGCGTGCTGATCGTGCGGCCCGAAGCACCGATTTTTTTTGCCAATGTCGAGCGCATCCTTGCGCAGGTGCGGCATCTGGCCGATGCAGGGCAGGGCGCCGTGCATACCTTGATCTTCAGTCTCGAGGAGTCTCCAGACCTCGATGGTTCGACGATCGAGGCACTGCACACGTTCGCCGCCAGCGCCGCGGCCCGTGGCCGACGTCTGCTACTGGTGCGATTGAAGCCCCCCGCGCTGGAAGTGCTGTCGCGATCAGCGGACGAAGCACTGCCGCGCGAAGCGCTGCACGAACTCAGCGTGGACGAGTGCGTGCAGTCTCTGGGGCAGGGCGGCGTCGCAGCCGCGACGACGGCTGCAGGACCAGCACGCTCTTGA
- a CDS encoding 2-dehydropantoate 2-reductase: MKITIVGAGAMGSMFGGFLAESGNDVTLIDINDAHIAAIQSDGLRLVTDNSDRRVKTLKICRPEDARELPELLVIFTKTLHTGAALQGVKHLIGPDVHVLSLQNGLGNVEKISEFASTERILIGVTTWPADMVAPGHVHSHGQGIVRLMTADGNVRPIVSAVSETLSAAGLQCSSDANVWAAIWEKVAFNAALNSICAVTGCTVDQLGTTPEGSRLAEQIVVEVLSVAQRLGIEVNPAKCKANVAGAIAQHKGHKPSMLQDVQAGRRTEIEAINGAAVATADSLNMKLPTTETLLSLVRLVEARVIAWHQPSLS; this comes from the coding sequence ATGAAAATTACCATCGTCGGCGCTGGCGCCATGGGCTCGATGTTTGGCGGCTTTCTGGCTGAGTCCGGCAATGACGTCACTCTGATCGACATCAACGATGCACACATCGCCGCAATCCAATCGGATGGCTTGCGATTGGTCACGGACAACAGCGATCGGCGTGTGAAGACGCTCAAGATTTGCCGGCCTGAGGATGCTCGGGAACTACCCGAGTTGCTGGTGATCTTTACCAAGACCCTGCACACTGGCGCCGCGCTCCAGGGCGTCAAGCACCTGATTGGTCCGGATGTGCATGTGCTTTCCCTGCAGAACGGATTGGGCAACGTCGAGAAGATCAGCGAGTTCGCCTCGACAGAGCGCATCCTCATCGGCGTGACCACCTGGCCGGCCGACATGGTTGCGCCTGGCCACGTGCACTCACATGGCCAGGGTATCGTTAGACTCATGACCGCTGACGGCAACGTCCGACCGATCGTCTCCGCAGTCTCCGAGACGCTCTCGGCCGCCGGTCTGCAGTGCAGTTCGGACGCCAACGTATGGGCCGCGATTTGGGAGAAGGTCGCGTTCAACGCCGCGCTCAACAGCATCTGCGCCGTAACTGGGTGCACAGTCGATCAACTCGGTACTACGCCTGAAGGTAGCCGGCTCGCAGAGCAAATCGTCGTTGAAGTCCTGTCGGTCGCACAGAGGCTCGGTATCGAAGTGAATCCAGCTAAGTGCAAAGCCAATGTCGCAGGCGCCATTGCCCAGCACAAGGGGCACAAGCCATCGATGTTGCAGGACGTTCAGGCCGGACGCCGCACCGAGATCGAAGCGATCAATGGAGCAGCGGTCGCCACGGCCGATAGTTTAAACATGAAGCTGCCCACAACCGAGACGCTGCTGTCGCTCGTGCGCCTCGTCGAGGCGCGGGTAATTGCCTGGCATCAGCCGTCTCTCTCTTGA
- a CDS encoding TraR/DksA C4-type zinc finger protein yields the protein MRQDKAFHAGEIVSARHFAALLSAHFDWLVTIDPHLQCNGSLSERRDIMQQGLTKREVATLAAQLDAVEARIRAAVGAGDSPLAPPAQPEPRDDAEIAEQEIAQRQDDAMLEHYRMQLADIGAARLRMSSGTYGVCIDCRQAIPFERLQASPTAKRCTACQRHHEHLYARQAQEASGNAPG from the coding sequence ATGCGCCAGGACAAGGCCTTTCATGCGGGTGAAATCGTGTCAGCGCGGCATTTCGCCGCGCTGCTGTCGGCCCACTTCGACTGGCTGGTTACCATCGACCCCCACCTGCAGTGCAATGGCAGCCTGTCCGAAAGGAGAGACATCATGCAACAAGGCCTGACCAAGCGAGAAGTGGCAACGCTCGCCGCGCAGCTGGACGCGGTGGAAGCGCGCATCCGTGCCGCCGTGGGAGCGGGCGATTCTCCCCTGGCGCCGCCGGCGCAGCCGGAGCCGCGCGATGACGCCGAGATTGCCGAGCAGGAAATCGCGCAGCGCCAGGACGACGCCATGCTCGAGCATTACCGTATGCAACTGGCCGACATCGGCGCTGCGCGGCTGCGGATGTCAAGCGGCACGTATGGAGTCTGTATAGATTGCCGGCAGGCGATTCCCTTCGAGCGGCTGCAGGCCTCCCCGACGGCAAAGCGCTGCACTGCCTGCCAGCGCCACCACGAACATCTGTACGCACGCCAGGCGCAGGAGGCGTCTGGCAACGCGCCAGGATAA
- a CDS encoding ISL3 family transposase, whose amino-acid sequence MRQVLGGIDRILPRVGKRFVSSEVQGETITVEARSTVRRAPCPACHRWSHRLHGRYVRKLEERPMLEQRVVLAIEVRRSKCMNANCPRRTFAENIHALAGRYQRRTRSQARALYALGHALGGEAAARLADALGLRTSADTVLRELRRVPERKRKPQPRVVGIDDWAIARGHQYGTIIVDLERREPIEVFAGRDAIAVAAWMRAHPSIEIVARDRAGAYSEAVDLALPAAKQVSDRWHLLSNLRDNVERLLCRLGPQLRQAAQQVNVSRVTLARQGIPRRSSQRPWQRLSDQRRATRLALYKEVMALRAQGGTIRGIARELSISKATVQKYVHAGAFPERASKARGPTPLDPYRDYIEERIIQGCRFPELIWQELKQRGYKGSPACVQSCVTRLLFPLGKTPLVLEPTMPMPSARRVFGWLVGWRNLAIEEPKSADHERFVQKR is encoded by the coding sequence ATGAGGCAAGTTCTCGGTGGGATCGATCGTATTCTCCCCCGTGTGGGGAAGCGCTTCGTCTCCAGCGAAGTGCAAGGGGAGACCATTACTGTCGAAGCCCGCAGTACAGTTCGCAGGGCACCGTGCCCGGCCTGCCATCGTTGGAGTCACCGACTCCACGGCCGCTATGTGCGCAAGCTGGAAGAACGTCCGATGCTCGAGCAGCGGGTCGTTCTCGCTATTGAGGTACGTCGCTCCAAGTGTATGAACGCCAACTGCCCTCGTCGTACGTTTGCCGAGAACATCCACGCCTTGGCCGGTCGGTATCAACGTCGTACGCGATCGCAGGCTCGGGCGTTGTACGCGCTGGGCCACGCCCTCGGTGGTGAGGCAGCAGCCCGGCTTGCCGACGCCTTGGGCTTGCGCACCAGTGCTGACACCGTGCTGCGAGAATTGCGCAGAGTACCTGAGCGCAAGCGCAAACCACAACCGCGGGTCGTCGGCATCGATGACTGGGCAATCGCGCGCGGTCACCAGTACGGAACGATCATCGTCGACTTGGAGCGACGTGAGCCGATCGAAGTGTTCGCAGGTAGGGACGCCATTGCAGTGGCTGCGTGGATGCGTGCGCACCCATCGATCGAGATCGTCGCCAGGGACCGGGCCGGGGCCTATTCCGAAGCGGTCGACCTCGCGCTGCCGGCAGCCAAGCAAGTCTCGGATCGCTGGCATTTGCTGAGCAACCTGCGCGACAACGTCGAGCGGCTGCTATGCCGACTCGGGCCACAACTGCGCCAAGCCGCCCAGCAAGTAAACGTCAGTAGGGTGACCCTGGCTCGGCAGGGGATTCCGCGCCGAAGCTCACAACGGCCATGGCAGCGTCTGAGCGATCAGCGACGCGCCACGCGGCTAGCGTTGTATAAGGAGGTGATGGCGCTACGCGCCCAGGGCGGCACGATCAGAGGAATCGCGCGCGAACTCTCAATCAGCAAAGCAACCGTGCAGAAGTACGTCCACGCGGGGGCATTCCCCGAGCGCGCATCCAAGGCGCGGGGTCCGACGCCTTTGGATCCCTATCGCGACTATATCGAGGAACGAATCATCCAGGGCTGTCGCTTTCCTGAACTGATCTGGCAAGAACTCAAGCAGCGCGGCTATAAGGGCAGTCCCGCCTGCGTGCAGAGTTGCGTGACCCGCCTCCTCTTTCCGCTGGGCAAGACCCCGCTTGTCCTGGAGCCCACGATGCCGATGCCGTCGGCCCGGCGCGTGTTCGGATGGCTTGTCGGATGGAGGAACCTGGCCATCGAGGAGCCAAAGAGTGCGGACCACGAGCGCTTCGTGCAGAAACGGTAA
- a CDS encoding HIT family protein codes for MPNDLSRADLHIGPCRFCTSDGIIARNALAHVRYDRYPVAPGHALIIPNRHFADYFDATEAEFAALHALVREMKTRLEAEFHPDGFNVGVNIGVHAGQTVMHVHIHLIPRYAGDVGNPRGGVRGVIPARQDYGGD; via the coding sequence ATGCCAAACGATCTCTCACGGGCCGACCTGCACATAGGCCCCTGTCGGTTCTGCACGTCAGATGGGATCATAGCGCGCAACGCGTTGGCCCACGTCCGGTATGACCGGTACCCGGTCGCGCCCGGTCATGCGCTGATCATCCCGAACCGTCATTTCGCTGACTATTTCGATGCGACGGAAGCAGAGTTTGCCGCCTTGCATGCGCTGGTGCGGGAAATGAAGACACGCCTTGAGGCCGAATTCCATCCCGACGGATTCAATGTCGGGGTCAACATAGGCGTGCACGCCGGACAAACCGTCATGCACGTTCATATCCACCTGATCCCTCGCTATGCCGGCGATGTGGGCAACCCGCGCGGCGGTGTGCGAGGGGTGATCCCGGCTAGGCAAGACTACGGCGGAGATTGA
- a CDS encoding alpha-hydroxy-acid oxidizing protein has protein sequence MTRAFPGFFSVGDYRSEARRRLPRMVFDYLEGGADDESGLRHNRAAFDRWELRPRRLIDVSKREQSTELLGKRISSPLVIAPTGLNSAFWPKGDLALARAASKAGIPFALSTASNMSIEEISKGADGDLWFQLYVVHRNLANSLVSRARAANYSTLILTTDVAVNGFRERDLRNGFAMPFKITARGALDGISHPRWLWSYLTNGMPQLKNLATDDASDTASQAAALRREMDASFGWDDLRRLRDDWPGKLLVKGILTAEDAERCVEIGADGIIVSNHGGRQLAELPAPIDSLPSISDRTPTTNLILDSGIRRGGDVVKAVALGAKAVMLGRATLYGLSAKGETGVSDVVAMIKEEIDRTLALVGCSSIMEVNRSCVARRPV, from the coding sequence ATGACAAGAGCATTTCCCGGTTTCTTCTCCGTCGGTGACTATCGTTCTGAGGCTAGGCGTCGGTTACCAAGGATGGTATTTGACTATCTGGAAGGCGGGGCGGACGACGAGTCAGGCCTGAGGCACAATCGTGCTGCCTTTGATAGATGGGAATTGCGTCCCCGGCGTCTTATCGATGTGAGCAAGCGGGAGCAGTCTACCGAGCTTCTGGGAAAACGAATCTCCTCGCCGCTTGTGATAGCGCCGACAGGCCTTAATAGCGCGTTCTGGCCCAAGGGAGACCTTGCGCTTGCACGCGCTGCGAGCAAGGCAGGGATTCCGTTCGCACTCTCTACCGCGTCGAATATGTCCATCGAAGAGATATCAAAGGGAGCGGACGGAGACTTGTGGTTTCAGTTATACGTGGTACATCGGAATCTGGCGAACAGCTTGGTCAGCCGAGCGCGAGCGGCTAACTATTCGACGTTGATCCTAACCACGGACGTTGCGGTGAATGGGTTTCGGGAGCGTGATCTGCGAAACGGGTTCGCTATGCCATTCAAAATCACTGCACGAGGAGCTCTCGATGGCATTTCACATCCCCGTTGGCTCTGGTCCTACCTAACGAATGGCATGCCGCAGTTGAAGAACTTAGCGACCGACGACGCGTCTGATACCGCGTCGCAGGCTGCGGCGCTGCGGCGGGAAATGGACGCGAGCTTCGGCTGGGACGACCTCCGTCGCTTGCGCGACGACTGGCCTGGAAAACTGCTCGTCAAAGGCATCCTGACGGCTGAGGATGCCGAACGATGCGTGGAAATCGGTGCCGACGGCATCATAGTCTCAAATCATGGCGGACGACAGCTTGCAGAGCTTCCTGCGCCGATTGACTCGTTGCCGAGCATTTCTGATCGGACTCCGACCACCAACCTCATTCTGGACAGTGGCATTCGAAGAGGGGGCGATGTGGTAAAGGCGGTCGCATTGGGTGCCAAGGCCGTAATGCTCGGACGCGCCACCTTGTACGGGCTTTCCGCGAAAGGCGAGACTGGTGTATCTGACGTCGTCGCAATGATCAAAGAAGAAATCGACCGGACGCTCGCCCTAGTCGGGTGCAGTTCGATAATGGAAGTCAATCGGAGCTGTGTCGCTCGGCGGCCTGTGTAG